Proteins from one Ricinus communis isolate WT05 ecotype wild-type chromosome 9, ASM1957865v1, whole genome shotgun sequence genomic window:
- the LOC8286896 gene encoding glycine-rich RNA-binding protein 2, mitochondrial produces MAFCNKIGSLVRQSVAQNGKVPVSSMLNSIRCMSSSKLFIGGLSYGTNDDSLKDAFSGFGDVVTARVITDRDTGRSRGFGFVDFSSVDSASSALSAMDGQELHGRNIRVSYATERAPRPGGPRSFNNGFGNDGY; encoded by the exons ATGGCTTTCTGTAACAAAATCGGGAGTTTGGTGAGGCAGAGCGTTGCTCAAAATGGGAAAGTTCCAGTTTCATCTATGTTGAATTCTATTAGGTGCATGTCTTCTTCGAAGCTTTTTATTGGAG GTCTTTCATATGGGACAAATGATGACTCTCTAAAGGATGCATTTTCTGGTTTTGGTGATGTGGTTACCG CAAGGGTTATCACTGATAGAGATACTGGGAGATCAAGGGGTTTTGGGTTTGTTGACTTCTCAAGCGTTGATTCGGCAAGCTCAGCGTTGTCAGCCATGGATGGCCAG GAACTACATGGGCGCAATATTCGTGTGAGTTATGCAACTGAAAGAGCTCCTAGACCTGGTGGTCCAAGATCTTTCAACAATGGGTTCGGAAATGATGGTTATTAA
- the LOC8286895 gene encoding UDP-glucuronate 4-epimerase 6, which yields MASPPDTSKTIKLERYNSYLLRRMHTTKILSASSKLLFRCTLLIALVLILFFTINYPPLSDHGSSPNNNKLHHRSFLSTAFFASSSAIGGASWEKQVRHSSTPRRPSGLSVLVTGAAGFVGSHCSLALKKRGDGVLGLDNFNNYYDPSLKRARQQLLLKHQVFIVEGDINDGQLLAKLFDVVPFTHILHLAAQAGVRYAIQNPQSYISSNIAGFVNLLEVAKTANPQPAIVWASSSSVYGLNTEVPFSEIDRTDQPASLYAATKKAGEEIAHTYNHIYGLSLTGLRFFTVYGPWGRPDMAYFFFTKDILQGKQIDIYQTQDQKQVARDFTYIDDVVKGCVGALDTAEKSTGSGGKKKGPAQLRVYNLGNTSPVPVGKLVSILENLLNTKAKKHVIKMPRNGDVPYTHANVSLAYKDFGYKPTTDLSSGLRKFVKWYVGYYGIQTKVKTQNDINTEHLED from the coding sequence ATGGCTTCACCACCAGACACAAGCAAAACCATAAAGTTAGAGAGATACAACAGTTATCTTCTTCGCAGAATGCACACCACAAAGATCCTAAGTGCTTCTTCTAAGTTACTCTTCCGCTGTACACTTCTTATAGCCCTTGTTCTTATTCTATTCTTCACCATCAACTATCCTCCACTCTCGGATCATGGCAGCAGTCCCAACAATAACAAATTGCATCATCGCAGCTTTCTCTCTACTGCTTTCTTCGCCTCTTCCTCAGCCATAGGTGGCGCCTCTTGGGAAAAACAAGTCCGTCACTCCTCTACTCCTCGCAGACCTAGTGGGCTCTCAGTCTTGGTCACTGGAGCTGCAGGTTTTGTGGGATCGCACTGCTCACTCGCCTTAAAAAAGCGAGGCGACGGAGTTCTTGGCCTGGACAATTTTAACAACTACTATGATCCCTCACTTAAAAGAGCTAGGCAACAGCTTCTTCTCAAACACCAGGTTTTTATCGTGGAAGGTGATATAAATGATGGCCAATTACTTGCCAAGCTTTTCGATGTGGTGCCATTCACTCACATACTGCATCTAGCTGCTCAGGCTGGCGTTCGCTACGCTATCCAAAACCCACAATCTTATATCAGCTCAAACATTGCTGGTTTCGTTAATCTTCTTGAAGTTGCCAAAACCGCAAACCCACAACCTGCAATTGTGTGGGCTTCGTCGAGTTCTGTTTATGGGCTGAACACTGAAGTACCCTTTTCAGAAATCGATAGAACAGATCAGCCAGCAAGCTTATACGCAGCTACAAAGAAAGCTGGTGAAGAAATTGCGCACACTTATAACCATATTTACGGTCTTTCCCTAACTGGGTTACGATTCTTTACAGTGTACGGTCCATGGGGAAGACCCGATATGGCATATTTTTTCTTCACTAAGGATATCTTGCAAGGTAAGCAAATAGATATTTATCAGACACAAGATCAGAAACAGGTGGCGCGTGACTTCACTTACATTGATGATGTAGTGAAAGGATGCGTCGGAGCGTTGGACACGGCGGAGAAGAGTACAGGAAGTggtggaaaaaagaaaggtccAGCTCAACTGAGGGTGTACAATCTTGGAAATACCTCACCAGTTCCTGTAGGGAAACTGGTGTCTATCTTGGAGAATCTTTTGAATACTAAAGCCAAGAAACATGTCATCAAGATGCCAAGAAATGGGGATGTGCCTTACACTCATGCTAATGTCAGTTTGgcatacaaagattttggATACAAGCCAACTACAGATTTGAGTAGTGGATTGAGGAAGTTTGTTAAGTGGTATGTTGGGTATTATGGCATTCAGACTAAGGTAAAAACTCAAAATGATATCAACACTGAGCATCTTGAGGATTGA